A part of Haloarchaeobius sp. HME9146 genomic DNA contains:
- a CDS encoding MATE family efflux transporter: MFRLAWPIVALQLLQVTYNIADTFWLGQFDTDALAAISLAFPLIFLLISLAGGFTAAGAILVAQYTGAKSEGSAGRVAGQTISFVSILAVGLGLVGYLFTEEMLGLLPSQSETQANVIPLAARYMEVFFLGIVFMFGFFVFSALMRGYGNTKTPMRVMLASVAMNVVLDPILIFGWGPIDGMGIVGAAIATVASRGLGTILGLYILFMTDAGPAIELRHLAPDMTVIREIVDIGVPSALEQSASALAMVTLTAMIVQFAPPVVAAYGLGNRIASLIFLPAMGLGRATNTMVGQNLGAGNTERAERAVWLAAKVSGGVLLAVAIAVFFFPHVLVEAFVSKDIPDALATISLGSEYIQIRTVEFAFIGVLQVLLGAYRGAGNTKTALVFSLVALWIGRVATVSVLAFDSVPLLGIAGYGLGATGFWYGMAMGNVVGAIAAGLWFTRGTWKRSVIEERGPTPSVADGGEE, encoded by the coding sequence ATGTTCCGGCTCGCATGGCCCATCGTCGCCCTCCAGCTCCTCCAGGTCACGTACAACATCGCGGACACGTTCTGGCTCGGCCAGTTCGACACGGACGCCCTGGCCGCCATCAGCCTCGCGTTCCCCCTCATCTTCCTGCTCATCTCCCTCGCCGGCGGCTTCACCGCCGCCGGTGCCATCCTCGTCGCCCAGTACACCGGGGCGAAGAGCGAAGGCTCGGCGGGGCGGGTCGCCGGCCAGACCATCTCGTTCGTCTCCATCCTCGCCGTCGGCCTCGGCCTCGTCGGCTACCTCTTCACCGAGGAGATGCTCGGTCTCCTCCCCAGCCAGAGCGAGACCCAGGCCAACGTCATCCCGCTCGCCGCCCGCTACATGGAGGTGTTCTTCCTCGGCATCGTCTTCATGTTCGGCTTCTTCGTCTTCTCGGCACTCATGCGTGGCTACGGCAACACCAAGACCCCCATGCGGGTCATGCTCGCCAGCGTCGCCATGAACGTCGTCCTCGACCCCATCCTCATCTTCGGCTGGGGCCCCATCGACGGCATGGGCATCGTCGGCGCTGCCATCGCCACGGTCGCCTCCCGCGGCCTCGGGACCATCCTCGGTCTCTACATCCTCTTCATGACCGACGCCGGCCCCGCCATCGAGCTGCGCCACCTCGCCCCCGACATGACGGTCATCAGGGAGATCGTCGACATCGGCGTGCCCAGCGCGCTCGAACAGTCCGCCAGCGCCCTCGCCATGGTCACGCTGACCGCGATGATCGTCCAGTTCGCTCCCCCCGTCGTCGCCGCCTACGGCCTCGGCAACCGCATCGCCTCGCTCATCTTTCTCCCCGCGATGGGCCTCGGCCGCGCCACCAACACCATGGTCGGCCAGAACCTCGGTGCCGGGAATACGGAACGCGCCGAGCGCGCCGTCTGGCTCGCCGCGAAGGTCTCCGGCGGCGTCCTGCTGGCCGTCGCCATCGCCGTCTTCTTCTTCCCGCACGTCCTCGTCGAGGCCTTCGTCAGCAAGGACATCCCCGACGCTCTCGCCACCATCAGTCTCGGCTCCGAGTACATCCAGATTCGAACCGTGGAGTTCGCCTTCATCGGCGTCCTCCAGGTGCTGCTGGGTGCCTACCGCGGCGCGGGCAACACCAAGACCGCCCTCGTCTTCTCGCTCGTCGCGCTGTGGATCGGCCGCGTGGCGACGGTTTCGGTCCTCGCGTTCGACTCGGTTCCCCTGCTCGGTATTGCGGGGTATGGACTGGGCGCGACCGGCTTCTGGTACGGCATGGCCATGGGCAACGTCGTCGGCGCGATTGCGGCGGGCCTCTGGTTCACGCGAGGGACCTGGAAACGGTCGGTCATCGAGGAGCGCGGGCCGACGCCCTCGGTCGCCGACGGCGGCGAAGAATGA
- a CDS encoding S8 family serine peptidase, which produces MSVAGVGLAGMTGVVTAQPTGEYIVVCRSSAGVRAAQRRASHVRHAAVGMGRFGTAVVGRFPEQALAGLARHPGVRYVAPDAEVHAVGEVTPWGIDAIGATAAHDAGKTGVGSHVAILDTGIDPDHQDLQANLGEGVNYSDDPDGDGNGHGTHVSGTVAAVMNNGLDVVGVAPSATLHAVKVLGDSGSGSFSDIIAGIDWVTGKAATDWGAHTTVINMSLGAKLHPRRLYASTIQAICESCQSAWEAGVVVVAAAGNDDDDADKHYPSACDSVIAVAATDSNNQRAWFSNYGSTVELAGPGVGVLSTVPPELNDGKTTASYSGTSMASPHVAGAAAQLLATGAYTNASARQRLRDTATDLGSAGWDQYYGYGLVNVADALGLGDGGGGGEDSTGPTFDAGPTATDTVDDDGTTGDFAVDAGDTVRVEATVSDASGVASVVADASAFGGPGSLDMIDDGTGTYAGEFVVGATGSVTVAVGESATIPVTATDASAGANTTTAQTNALTVEDNSGGGGTGDPTVSIGQVWNENTKNPHAQLRVEYYSENAAFVELTVTRDDTGETKSWTDTAPTSGQTETSPSGVFDFHKGQGSSYTVAASTDGSGSDTVTFQS; this is translated from the coding sequence GTGAGCGTCGCAGGAGTCGGCCTCGCCGGGATGACCGGAGTTGTAACTGCACAACCGACTGGCGAGTACATCGTCGTCTGCCGGTCGTCGGCTGGTGTTCGCGCCGCGCAACGCCGGGCCAGCCATGTGCGCCACGCAGCAGTGGGGATGGGCCGGTTCGGGACCGCGGTCGTCGGGCGGTTCCCCGAGCAGGCACTCGCGGGTCTCGCCCGCCACCCCGGCGTGCGCTACGTCGCACCTGATGCCGAGGTTCACGCGGTCGGCGAGGTCACACCGTGGGGTATCGACGCCATCGGTGCGACCGCCGCGCACGACGCAGGGAAAACGGGTGTCGGGTCGCACGTGGCGATCCTCGACACCGGTATCGACCCGGACCACCAGGACCTCCAGGCGAACCTCGGCGAGGGCGTCAACTACTCCGACGACCCCGACGGCGACGGGAACGGACACGGGACGCACGTTTCCGGGACGGTCGCCGCCGTGATGAACAACGGTCTCGACGTGGTCGGTGTGGCTCCCTCGGCCACGCTCCACGCCGTGAAGGTCCTCGGTGACAGCGGGAGCGGGTCGTTCTCGGACATCATCGCGGGCATCGACTGGGTCACCGGCAAGGCAGCGACCGACTGGGGCGCGCACACGACGGTCATCAACATGAGCCTGGGCGCGAAGCTGCACCCCCGGAGATTGTACGCGAGCACCATCCAGGCGATCTGCGAATCGTGTCAGTCCGCCTGGGAGGCGGGCGTGGTGGTCGTCGCGGCCGCCGGCAACGACGACGACGACGCGGACAAGCACTATCCCTCCGCCTGCGACAGCGTCATCGCCGTCGCGGCGACCGACTCGAACAACCAGCGGGCCTGGTTCTCGAACTACGGGAGCACGGTCGAACTCGCCGGCCCTGGTGTTGGCGTCCTCTCGACGGTTCCCCCGGAGCTCAACGACGGCAAGACGACCGCGTCGTACTCCGGCACGTCGATGGCGAGTCCACACGTCGCCGGGGCCGCCGCACAGCTGCTCGCGACCGGCGCGTACACAAACGCCAGCGCCCGCCAGCGACTCCGTGACACCGCGACGGACCTGGGTAGCGCCGGCTGGGACCAGTACTACGGATACGGGCTGGTGAACGTCGCCGACGCGCTCGGGTTGGGTGACGGTGGCGGCGGTGGCGAGGACAGCACCGGGCCGACGTTCGATGCCGGGCCGACCGCGACGGACACGGTCGACGACGACGGGACGACCGGTGACTTCGCCGTCGATGCCGGCGATACGGTCAGGGTCGAAGCGACCGTCTCCGACGCCAGTGGAGTGGCATCGGTCGTAGCCGACGCGAGCGCGTTCGGCGGGCCGGGCTCTCTCGACATGATCGACGACGGAACCGGGACCTACGCCGGGGAGTTCGTCGTCGGCGCAACTGGGTCGGTTACGGTCGCGGTCGGCGAGAGTGCGACCATCCCCGTGACGGCCACCGACGCGTCGGCCGGCGCGAACACGACGACGGCACAGACCAACGCGTTGACCGTCGAGGACAACAGCGGTGGCGGCGGAACCGGTGACCCGACCGTCAGCATCGGTCAGGTCTGGAACGAGAACACGAAGAACCCCCACGCGCAACTGCGGGTCGAGTACTACTCGGAGAACGCGGCGTTCGTCGAACTGACCGTGACGCGGGACGATACGGGCGAGACGAAGAGTTGGACCGACACGGCCCCCACCAGCGGCCAGACCGAGACGAGTCCATCCGGCGTCTTCGACTTCCACAAGGGCCAGGGCAGCTCGTACACGGTGGCGGCCAGCACCGACGGCAGTGGTAGCGACACCGTCACCTTCCAGTCGTAG
- a CDS encoding YihY/virulence factor BrkB family protein, with translation MSRLASAKEFVTTVVDEIRAKNVTFLAGGIAYNAFVSMVPLFLFAVFALSLIGGGVRNQVLTLLTQTVSETIGTLVEEILRRRADGGMGSSVVGSLILVWGALKVFRGLDTAFAQIYEVDADTSFLDQLRDGLVVLVSLVLSIAALVAATSAFAAFAGVVPYLGVFLPVVLAAGLVLAFFPMYYVFPDADVTVREVLPGVLFAAVGWALLQGLFQVYVAASTGDQAVGIFTGIMLLLTWLYFSGVVMLVGVVINAVRGGYAGRGRSVGS, from the coding sequence ACGAGCGAAGAACGTCACCTTCCTGGCGGGGGGGATCGCGTACAACGCCTTCGTCTCGATGGTCCCGCTGTTCCTGTTCGCGGTGTTCGCGCTCTCCCTCATCGGGGGTGGCGTCCGGAACCAGGTCCTCACGCTTCTCACGCAGACCGTCTCCGAGACCATCGGGACGCTGGTCGAGGAGATACTCAGAAGGCGGGCGGACGGAGGGATGGGCTCCTCCGTGGTCGGGTCGCTGATACTGGTCTGGGGGGCGCTGAAGGTGTTCCGGGGCCTCGACACCGCCTTCGCGCAGATATACGAGGTCGACGCCGACACGTCCTTCCTCGACCAGCTCCGTGACGGACTCGTCGTCCTCGTCTCGCTCGTGCTCTCGATTGCGGCACTCGTCGCCGCCACGAGCGCGTTCGCTGCCTTCGCCGGCGTGGTTCCCTACCTCGGGGTGTTCCTCCCGGTCGTCCTCGCGGCGGGGCTCGTGCTCGCGTTCTTCCCGATGTACTACGTCTTCCCCGACGCCGACGTGACGGTCCGAGAGGTCCTGCCGGGCGTGCTCTTCGCGGCGGTCGGCTGGGCGCTCCTGCAGGGGCTCTTCCAGGTGTACGTCGCCGCGTCGACCGGTGACCAGGCCGTCGGCATCTTCACGGGCATCATGCTGTTGCTCACGTGGCTGTACTTCTCCGGCGTCGTGATGCTCGTCGGTGTCGTCATCAATGCGGTGCGGGGTGGCTACGCCGGCCGCGGTCGCTCGGTCGGGTCGTAG
- a CDS encoding EamA family transporter, which produces MDLSAPPAVLLLAFAPALLWGFTPVIEKRALSDGGTPLQAALTVVVVDSAVYLLALPVFQPDPFADLTLGTVAVFAAAGAVGTAMGRLAIFAGNARVGASISSAAVSARPLFATALAVGFLGEPLSAPTAVGIVVIVAGLAVLSVSRGGDLDGWTTRDLLVPLAAALLFAAGNVARRWGLGLGEATPLEAVAINEFAALVALGGYVLATGRKRVAGKPRKTYAVFAASGLITAVALLSMFTALAAPEGRIAVVDPIVATAPLFTVVFSWLWLGGLERVTRGVVAGAVLVVVGAALVTGGPALVG; this is translated from the coding sequence ATGGACCTCTCTGCCCCGCCGGCAGTGCTTCTGCTCGCGTTTGCCCCGGCACTGCTGTGGGGGTTCACGCCCGTCATCGAGAAACGGGCGCTCTCCGACGGTGGGACCCCGCTCCAGGCCGCGCTCACCGTGGTCGTCGTCGACTCCGCGGTCTACCTGCTCGCCCTCCCGGTCTTCCAGCCCGACCCCTTCGCGGACCTCACGCTCGGGACCGTCGCCGTGTTCGCGGCGGCCGGCGCGGTCGGCACCGCCATGGGCCGCCTCGCGATCTTCGCCGGGAACGCCCGCGTCGGCGCGAGCATCTCCAGCGCGGCCGTCAGCGCCCGCCCGCTGTTCGCGACCGCCCTCGCGGTCGGGTTCCTCGGCGAACCACTCTCGGCCCCGACGGCGGTCGGCATCGTCGTCATCGTCGCCGGCCTCGCCGTCCTCTCGGTCTCCCGCGGTGGCGACCTCGACGGCTGGACCACCCGCGACCTGCTGGTGCCCCTCGCCGCCGCGCTCCTGTTCGCCGCCGGGAACGTCGCCCGGCGGTGGGGACTGGGCCTCGGCGAGGCGACGCCCCTCGAAGCGGTCGCCATCAACGAGTTCGCCGCCCTGGTCGCGCTGGGCGGCTACGTCCTGGCCACCGGGCGGAAGCGCGTCGCGGGCAAGCCCCGCAAAACCTACGCGGTGTTCGCCGCCAGCGGCCTCATCACCGCCGTCGCGCTGCTCTCGATGTTCACTGCACTCGCGGCCCCGGAAGGGCGAATCGCGGTGGTGGACCCCATCGTTGCGACTGCACCGCTGTTCACGGTGGTCTTCTCGTGGCTCTGGCTGGGTGGGCTGGAACGGGTCACTCGTGGAGTGGTGGCGGGTGCAGTGCTGGTGGTTGTTGGGGCGGCGCTGGTGACGGGTGGGCCGGCGTTGGTTGGGTGA